A window from Sebastes fasciatus isolate fSebFas1 chromosome 22, fSebFas1.pri, whole genome shotgun sequence encodes these proteins:
- the dhrs4 gene encoding dehydrogenase/reductase SDR family member 4 has protein sequence MNCRVMLRSVFRCLRNNPVAGLRSMSQSSLAGKVAIVTASTDGIGLAAAQALGKRGAHVVVSSRRQANVDKAVALLQSQSIQVTGTTCNVGKGEDREKLVQMTLDQCGGIDILVSNAAVNPFFGNIMDSTEEVWNKILSVNVTSAFLMTKLVVPHMAKRGGGNVVFVSSVAGYQPMQALGPYGVSKTALLGLTRALAPELAHSNIRVNCVAPGVIKTRFSSALWENEDIMDEFKKTLSIKRVGEPEEVGGVIAFLCSEEASYITGETITVTGGIGCRL, from the exons ATGAACTGCAGG GTGATGTTGAGGAGTGTATTCAGGTGCCTTAGGAACAATCCTGTTGCTGGCCTAAGGAGTATGTCTCAAAGTAGCCTTGCTGGGAAGGTAGCCATAGTCACTGCCTCCACAGATGG cattGGTCTGGCTGCAGCTCAGGCTCTGGGGAAGAGAGGAGCCCATGTGGTGGTGAGCAGCCGGCGGCAGGCCAACGTGGACAAGGCCGTGGCGCTGCTGCAGAGCCAGAGCATCCAAGTGACCGGGACCACCTGTAATGTTGGCaagggagaggacagagagaaactGGTTCAAATG ACTCTGGATCAGTGCGGGGGTATTGATATCCTGGTATCTAACGCAGCTGTCAACCCTttctttggaaacatcatggaTTCCACAGAGGAGGTCTGGAACAAG ATCCTGTCTGTAAATGTGACATCAGCCTTCCTCATGACTAAGTTGGTGGTGCCTCATATGGCGAAGAGGGG AGGTGGGAATGTAGTATTTGTGTCGTCTGTGGCTGGATACCAACCAATGCAG GCTCTGGGTCCTTACGGTGTGAGTAAGACAGCCCTGCTCGGTCTGACCCGGGCGCTGGCCCCTGAGCTGGCCCACAGCAACATAAGAGTCAACTGCGTGGCCCCCGGAGTCATCAAGACCCGCTTCAGCTCTGCG TTGTGGGAAAACGAAGACATCATGGACGAGTTTAAAAAGACGCTCAGCATCAAAAG GGTCGGAGAGCCAGAGGAGGTCGGAGGAGTGATCGCCTTCTTGTGCTCTGAGGAGGCGTCCTACATCACTGGAGAGACCATCACAGTGACCGGAGGGATCGGCTGCCGACTCTGA
- the tinf2 gene encoding TERF1-interacting nuclear factor 2, producing the protein MAKVTRKAKENDVSLPFAALQLLAPPLRLLSAALWKVMKQRDVMQYGVVEEVVTSTCETVPGLLTVRHQGKLALGLRGRFILELCCTQPDETVIMPHLQRIRAPAAMSASSGPTMRRDVKILRTVEGFHSLVHTLLKDPTEREEFFKEEFPVDYGPKFDQELEKLLWEFLVRLDQLLTVPNLAQTVSWLSDAPPVLEECARAATQPQLLKILLQHQTCLGHMETAASLPPNMGDSILASLSLPPSGRIPSNHPTGAKQSAADQSDGTQKRDKTPFITPVIGLISNEDVPFMIRTLRGDDETAGSEDAPNKDLKFTVVKQRQKPKDDGAKEGEEQVEERNASKRSSGGKRKQPASESDEEEEEVIRMTRFGKKRISRSLRSGASMLRKHRGDQRTNESEGDRAVRDEERDRAALESCMTQLGVKTLKLPKDPSLCSIYVSCLRSQPRVVIEKLPATPASANGTDRSGKSSYMKRQHQRRKSPVKAPTHKSSQPQKPDSDFPAGLADKENHPVLPGISSSPSQQRSNAETSALPGDDDDYVADSEDEATKNFKGRLFMKRYYKTKHGTYVPTLREYWKPRMTQRDSSSAGSKRRW; encoded by the exons ATGTCAGCCTTCCTTTCGCTGCCCTTCAGCTCCTGGCCCCGCCTTTGCGCCTGCTCTCTGCAGCCCTCTGGAAAGTGATGAAGCAGAGGGATGTGATGCAGTATGGGGTCGTGGAGGAAGTTGTGACATCAACCTGTGAGACTGTCCCCGGGCTGCTCACCGTGAGACACCAGGGCAAGCTGGCACTCGGGCTGAGAGGACGG TTCATCTTGGAGCTGTGCTGTACACAGCCGGATGAAACGGTGATTATGCCACACCTGCAAAGGATCCGTGCTCCTGCTGCAATGTCAGCCTCCTCTGGTCCTACTATG AGGAGGGATGTAAAGATCCTGAGAACAGTAGAAGGTTTCCATTCATTGGTTCACACTCTCCTAAAAGAcccaacagagagagaagagttcTTCAAG GAGGAGTTTCCCGTGGATTACGGTCCAAAGTTTGACCAGGAACTGGAGAAGCTGCTGTGGGAGTTTTTGGTTCGACTGGACCAGTTGCTCACAGTTCCCAACCTAGCTCAG ACTGTGTCGTGGCTCAGTGATGCCCCCCCTGTCCTGGAGGAGTGTGCCCGGGCAGCCACCCAACCCCAACTCCTGAAGATATTGCTTCAACATCAAACCTGTCTGGGTCACATGGAGACCGCAG caTCCCTCCCTCCAAACATGGGAGACTCCATCCTGGCTTCACTTTCTCTGCCACCCTCTGGAAGAATACCTTCAAATCACCCAACAGGAGCCAAACAGTCTGCTGCGGACCAGTCCGATGGCAcacagaaaagagacaaaacaccgTTTATTACGCCTGTTATCGGACTTATATCTAATGAAGACGTACCATTTATGATCAGGACACTGAGAGGTGACGACGAGACAGCCGGCTCTGAAGATGCACCAAACAAGGACTTGAAATTCACTGTGGTTAAACAGAGACAAAAACCCAAAGACGATGGAGCAAAAGAGGGCGAGGAACAAGTGGAGGAGAGGAACGCCTCAAAAAGAAGCAGTGGAGGGAAACGCAAGCAACCTGCAAGTGAAtccgatgaggaggaggaagaagtgaTACGCATGACCAGATTTGGGAAAAAGAGGATAAGTAGGAGTTTGAGAAGTGGAGCGAGCATGCTCAGGAAGCATAGAGGCGATCAGAGGACAAATGAGAGTGAAGGAGACAGAGCCGTAAGAGACGAGGAGCGCGACAGAGCAGCCCTGGAGAGCTGTATGACCCAGCTGGGTGTCAAAACGCTGAAACTGCCTAAAGATCCATCCCTCTGCTCCATTTATGTCTCTTGTCTAAGAAGCCAACCCAGAGTTGTTATTGAAAAACTGCCAGCGACTCCTGCCAGCGCTAACGGGACTGATAGAAGCGGAAAATCCTCATATATGAAACGGCAGCATCAGAGGAGGAAGTCACCAGTTAAAGCTCCAACACATAAAAGCAGCCAACCTCAAAAGCCTGACTCGGATTTTCCTGCTGGCCTGGCCGATAAAGA AAATCATCCTGTATTACCGGGTATAAGCAGCTCTCCCTCTCAGCAACGGAGTAACGCAG AGACGTCGGCCCTCCCAGGAGACGATGACGACTACGTAGCTGATTCTGAGGATGAGGCGACGAAGAACTTTAAAGGCAGG CTGTTTATGAAGCGCTACTACAAGACCAAACACGGCACATATGTTCCCACTCTGAGGGAGTACTGGAAGCCCAGGATGACACAGCGGGACTCGTCGTCTGCTGGCAGCAAACGCAGATGGTGA